One region of Quercus lobata isolate SW786 chromosome 2, ValleyOak3.0 Primary Assembly, whole genome shotgun sequence genomic DNA includes:
- the LOC115978214 gene encoding glutaredoxin-C1-like — MHYQTESWGSYMPTRSSVGDPLERIERLASENAVVIFSMSTCCMCHAIKRLFCGMGVNPTVHELDEDPRGKDMEKALMRLLGSSTAVPVVFIGGKLVGAMDSVMASHINGTLVPLLKEAGALWL; from the coding sequence atgcattaccAAACTGAGTCATGGGGTTCTTATATGCCAACAAGGAGTAGCGTTGGTGATCCACTAGAGCGCATAGAAAGGCTGGCCTCAGAGAACGCGGTGGTCATCTTCAGTATGAGCACATGTTGCATGTGCCATGCCATAAAGAGACTCTTTTGTGGCATGGGGGTGAACCCAACTGTGCACGAGTTGGATGAGGACCCTAGAGGCAAAGACATGGAAAAGGCTCTGATGAGGCTCTTAGGAAGCTCCACTGCTGTACCTGTTGTGTTCATTGGTGGCAAACTTGTTGGTGCAATGGACAGTGTCATGGCCTCTCACATCAATGGAACTTTGGTGCCTCTTCTCAAAGAAGCTGGGGCTCTCTGGCTCTAA